The genome window GAACGATAAGGCAAGCCACCAGTAATTAAGCCGGCCAAGTTCCGACCGCAGATCCTTCAGGTTTACATCTTTGTATACCCACAAAAACAGCGCAACACCCGCAAGAAAAAACAATAAATACTTGAGCGTGTTCAGTATCTTCTTTTTCAATGCTTTTTTTCTTTTTGAGAAAAGCAAAATTAACTTTTTTTATCATTTCGCTCTTCCCTTTTTCTGTAAGCATGTCATTCCATAATAAACGAAATTGAACCCTTGCGTTTGCTAATGGTCTCTGCCCAATTTACGGTGAACATCGATTGGGAAATTCAAATTCTATTACGAAACAGATTCCGTTGATTGCGAAAATTGTATTTTTACAAAATAAAAATGATGATATTTCGGCTAATCAGTCTATTCAGTCAATCCGGTTGATAAGAGCCATCATGAGATAAGTGAATTTTCTGAACCCATAACCCAAAACACAAAATCCGAAACATTTAACCATCTTGCTATATGGTCTCAGGAAAAAAAATTGTATCCAAAACCCAGAAGTTTATCAGGGAAGACATCTGGAAAACCTCGCCTGAACAACATTCACCCGGCAGGTATTTTCTCATCAGGCAGGTAAAAATCTTTTTTATTGCCTTCAGGGAATTTTTTGACAAAAAAATTCAGATGAGGGCTTCAGCACTTACATACTATACTCTCCTCTCAGTGGTTCCTGTTGTGGCAATGGTCTTTGGGATTGCAAAGGGTTTTGGACTGGAACAACGGCTCGAAGCCGAAATCACATCGCACCTGAAAGGACAGCAGGAGGTTGTAACCTGGATCATCAATTTTGCACGGAACCTTCTTCAGAATGCCAACGGCGGAGTTATCGCCGGCGTTGGATTGGTGGTGCTCTTCTGGTCAGTAATGAGCGTACTGAGTAACATTGAACGGTCGTTTAATGATATCTGGCAAATCAAACAGGCCCGACCGTTTGTCAGGAAGTTTACCGATTACCTCTCTATCATGTTGCTGGCCCCGGTTATTATTATTCTATCAAGCAGTGTGACAGTATTTCTCTCTGTTCAGGTTCAGACGTTGACGGAAACGAGTCCCTTGCTCCAAAAACTAAGTTCCCTTGTACAGTTCCTTTTTCAGCTCACACCCTATGTACTGGTCTGGTTCCTGTTTACCCTCATTTATATCGTCATGCCAAACACCAGGGTTCGCTTTTCATCAGCCCTTATTGCGGGTGTTCTTGCAGGCACAGTGTTTCAGATCGTCCAATGGGGGTATATTCATTTTCAGATTGGAGTAAACCGCTACAGTGCTATATATGG of Bacteroidales bacterium contains these proteins:
- a CDS encoding YihY/virulence factor BrkB family protein → MVSGKKIVSKTQKFIREDIWKTSPEQHSPGRYFLIRQVKIFFIAFREFFDKKIQMRASALTYYTLLSVVPVVAMVFGIAKGFGLEQRLEAEITSHLKGQQEVVTWIINFARNLLQNANGGVIAGVGLVVLFWSVMSVLSNIERSFNDIWQIKQARPFVRKFTDYLSIMLLAPVIIILSSSVTVFLSVQVQTLTETSPLLQKLSSLVQFLFQLTPYVLVWFLFTLIYIVMPNTRVRFSSALIAGVLAGTVFQIVQWGYIHFQIGVNRYSAIYGGFAALPLFLVWLQLSWLIILFGAEISFANQNVEKYEFESESLHISHYYRRILTLYIVHFVVKKFISGDAPPTAQDIAHELKMPVRIAREIIYELVTCRIFNETVTPSIKVFGYQPARDVNSLTIAWVVRTIEKRGIDNISVADSRELKRITSIQESFLKAIENAPENILIRDI